A genomic stretch from Candidatus Methanomassiliicoccus intestinalis Issoire-Mx1 includes:
- a CDS encoding carbohydrate kinase family protein — protein sequence MDLLGVGSVYYEIMYDLPKNSNISLEEIRMDSSKPDQLLEKLQNACPPLYHGIGGSSANTIYALSRLGYRVGYLGVVGNDKYSKETLSFFKDVDSRLVRRYGESGISIRVFDEKETLHLKFPNSNNYLSFIEDDLSIINSSNYIYLGPIEAGNPVNSYKQLLNFIDDSIYIFYAPGIECASLGLQKLGDLISKARIVFVTKTELELLTSSDLSDGCKAMIDEGARVVVCINDSDATIVSKHSNYTLPFKKTVLKDNTDFLDAYIAGFLSAYVEGSDLNICGNAGATVAALTSTSYGRKSYPDSKFLKNILP from the coding sequence ATGGATTTGCTCGGTGTCGGCTCAGTGTATTATGAAATCATGTATGATCTTCCTAAAAATTCAAACATATCTTTAGAAGAAATTCGCATGGATTCCTCGAAGCCAGATCAACTCCTAGAAAAACTTCAAAATGCTTGTCCGCCGCTGTATCACGGAATTGGTGGTAGCAGTGCGAACACAATATACGCGCTATCGCGTTTGGGGTACCGTGTGGGATATTTGGGAGTTGTGGGCAACGACAAATATTCAAAAGAGACCTTATCCTTTTTTAAAGACGTTGATTCTAGATTAGTCCGACGGTATGGAGAATCTGGAATTTCTATTCGCGTCTTTGATGAAAAAGAAACTCTCCATCTGAAATTTCCAAATTCAAACAATTATCTCTCATTTATTGAAGACGACCTGTCAATCATAAATTCATCGAATTACATATATCTTGGTCCAATCGAGGCTGGAAATCCAGTCAACTCCTACAAGCAGCTTTTAAATTTCATAGATGATTCAATCTATATATTTTATGCACCTGGAATTGAATGCGCATCTCTTGGACTTCAGAAGCTCGGAGACCTCATATCTAAAGCTCGTATTGTTTTTGTCACAAAAACTGAACTTGAACTCTTAACTTCATCAGATCTGAGTGATGGCTGTAAAGCTATGATTGATGAAGGTGCAAGGGTTGTAGTATGCATTAATGATAGCGATGCCACTATTGTTTCTAAGCATTCCAATTACACATTGCCTTTCAAAAAGACAGTCTTAAAAGATAATACAGATTTCCTGGATGCATACATAGCAGGATTTTTATCGGCGTATGTTGAGGGATCTGACCTTAATATATGTGGTAATGCAGGCGCAACCGTTGCTGCATTAACCAGTACTTCGTATGGCAGGAAGTCATACCCTGATTCGAAGTTTCTAAAAAATATTTTACCATGA
- the pyrG gene encoding glutamine hydrolyzing CTP synthase has translation MKYIFVTGGVISGLGKGITASSMGRLLKSRGLKVTAIKIDPYLNIDAGTMNPFEHGEVYVLDDGGEVDLDLGNYERFLDISLSSDHNITTGKVYKTVIEKERAGDFLGKTVQIIPHITNEIKRRIKSVAECTGADVCIVELGGTVGDIESMPFLEAARQMGSELGKGTNCIFVHTTLVPVMGSVGEQKTKPTQHSVKELRSIGIQPDIIVARAKEPLDYSIRKKISLFCDVPIEAVVSAADAASIYEIPIVLEEQGITDYLLKKMGIEATTKDLTSWREYLDRIHYPTNTVKIALVGKYTNLADSYLSHLEAFHHASAEFGTQVECVFFDSEKIEQTGIPKDLASVDGILIPGGFGNRGVNGKILTAKFARENYIPFLGVCLGFQVATMEIARNLANLDGANSTEFDPDTKYPVVDLLPDQVNITDMGATMRLGAQKVIISEGSNAHELYGALEISERHRHRYEVNPEFIDKLESVGWKFTGKSEDGIKMEIAELEDHPYFMASQFHPEFKSRPGKPSPLHLGLVKAAVARRQRLVDRNLHLPSD, from the coding sequence ATGAAATATATATTCGTCACTGGTGGAGTTATTTCTGGTTTAGGAAAAGGCATAACGGCTTCATCAATGGGACGTCTTTTAAAATCACGTGGATTAAAAGTTACTGCTATTAAGATCGATCCATACTTGAATATCGATGCTGGAACCATGAACCCATTCGAACATGGTGAAGTCTATGTACTCGATGATGGCGGAGAAGTAGATCTTGATCTTGGCAACTATGAACGATTTCTTGATATTAGCCTAAGCAGTGATCACAACATCACAACCGGAAAAGTTTACAAGACCGTGATCGAAAAAGAGCGGGCTGGTGATTTTCTTGGCAAAACTGTACAGATCATTCCACATATTACTAATGAAATCAAGCGGAGAATCAAGTCAGTAGCTGAATGCACTGGTGCTGACGTATGCATTGTGGAACTCGGTGGAACCGTTGGTGATATCGAGTCTATGCCTTTTTTGGAGGCAGCTAGGCAGATGGGAAGTGAATTGGGAAAAGGAACTAACTGTATTTTCGTTCATACCACGCTTGTTCCAGTTATGGGATCTGTCGGAGAGCAGAAAACAAAACCAACTCAGCATTCTGTCAAAGAATTACGCTCTATCGGCATACAGCCCGATATTATCGTTGCGAGAGCCAAAGAACCTCTTGATTACTCAATCCGAAAAAAGATTTCTTTATTTTGTGATGTTCCAATCGAAGCAGTTGTTTCAGCGGCCGATGCCGCTTCAATCTATGAAATTCCGATTGTGCTTGAAGAACAGGGAATCACAGACTACCTTCTGAAAAAAATGGGTATCGAAGCTACAACTAAAGATCTCACTTCCTGGAGAGAATACTTAGACCGCATTCATTATCCAACGAATACTGTAAAAATCGCGTTAGTTGGAAAATACACGAACTTGGCGGATAGTTATCTATCTCATCTGGAAGCATTCCACCATGCATCTGCAGAATTTGGCACTCAGGTAGAGTGTGTATTCTTCGACTCAGAAAAAATTGAGCAAACGGGAATACCGAAAGATCTGGCAAGTGTCGATGGAATTCTCATTCCAGGCGGTTTCGGAAATAGGGGAGTAAATGGAAAGATTCTAACTGCTAAATTTGCAAGAGAGAATTACATTCCATTTTTAGGAGTTTGTCTTGGATTTCAGGTTGCAACCATGGAAATTGCTAGGAATCTTGCAAACCTTGATGGTGCTAACAGCACAGAATTTGATCCAGATACAAAATACCCAGTAGTGGATTTGTTGCCCGATCAGGTAAACATTACAGATATGGGAGCAACAATGCGTCTGGGCGCTCAAAAAGTAATCATTTCTGAAGGATCAAACGCGCATGAATTGTACGGAGCTCTGGAGATAAGCGAGCGTCACCGCCATAGATATGAAGTTAATCCAGAGTTTATTGATAAATTAGAATCAGTGGGATGGAAATTTACTGGGAAATCTGAAGACGGGATCAAAATGGAAATTGCAGAACTGGAAGATCACCCATATTTTATGGCATCTCAATTCCACCCCGAGTTCAAATCTCGTCCTGGAAAACCATCCCCGCTGCATTTAGGACTTGTGAAGGCAGCAGTTGCCCGCAGGCAGCGGCTTGTGGATAGAAATCTCCATCTTCCATCAGACTGA
- a CDS encoding InlB B-repeat-containing protein: protein MYKNIILIDKTPAKLGWSDDDLSFIGWCSNPLGGTYIYHSGTYTIDPDNLGNIPESLDLYAIWEPYFVTVSFETFGGTSIAPREVRYHEVLTLPGDPERYNSTFIGWYADKEYGVLYSANDPVIENFTLYAKWYTYSVDYQVQYDGNYNTGGKVPITSYFESGDRFKVPGPGNLTKDGYTFAGWHYGDITYSEGAMFKMPSKSVHFVAVWEKIPECVVSFLVDGVQISSVNVESGQVVEVPDEPTKDGYKFSHWSLNDEEYDFTSAITGDVTLVAEWEKLADSTDDTQRSSQPNWFYTAIAIICSIVAILVYLLYKNKI from the coding sequence TTGTACAAAAACATTATCCTTATTGATAAAACTCCAGCGAAGTTAGGATGGTCAGATGATGATTTGTCCTTTATTGGTTGGTGTTCAAATCCGCTGGGCGGCACATACATATATCATTCAGGAACATACACAATTGATCCAGATAATCTAGGCAATATTCCAGAGAGCTTAGACTTATATGCTATCTGGGAGCCATATTTCGTGACGGTTTCATTTGAAACATTTGGCGGCACATCAATAGCTCCTAGAGAAGTTAGATATCATGAGGTATTAACACTTCCAGGTGATCCTGAACGGTATAATAGCACATTTATTGGATGGTATGCGGATAAAGAATATGGTGTTCTTTATTCTGCAAATGATCCCGTTATCGAAAATTTTACGTTGTACGCTAAGTGGTACACATATTCAGTAGACTATCAAGTTCAGTATGATGGCAATTATAACACTGGAGGTAAAGTCCCTATTACTTCATATTTTGAATCTGGAGATCGGTTTAAGGTACCGGGTCCAGGAAATTTAACAAAAGATGGTTATACATTTGCAGGTTGGCATTATGGCGATATCACATACTCTGAAGGCGCCATGTTCAAGATGCCATCCAAATCAGTACATTTTGTTGCAGTATGGGAAAAAATACCTGAATGTGTGGTATCATTTTTAGTGGATGGTGTTCAAATTTCATCAGTCAATGTTGAATCTGGACAAGTGGTTGAAGTACCAGATGAGCCTACAAAAGATGGATATAAATTCTCTCATTGGAGTCTAAATGATGAGGAATACGATTTTACTTCAGCAATAACTGGTGATGTGACTCTTGTTGCTGAATGGGAAAAACTGGCAGATTCCACCGATGATACACAAAGGAGCAGTCAACCAAATTGGTTCTACACTGCAATCGCAATAATCTGTAGCATCGTGGCAATATTAGTCTATCTGTTATACAAAAATAAGATTTAA
- a CDS encoding KEOPS complex subunit Pcc1, with the protein MQQKLYSVLNRSRFMTVNCKIELEYASDEEANVVMESISPDNFNYVNAYMEGKKVIVSSSSDTPMQMLHTMEDLLACIKIAEMTFDAASGE; encoded by the coding sequence ATGCAGCAGAAGCTTTATTCTGTATTGAATCGTTCAAGGTTCATGACTGTGAATTGCAAAATTGAACTGGAATACGCATCTGATGAAGAGGCTAATGTGGTGATGGAGTCAATATCTCCTGACAATTTCAATTACGTCAATGCGTACATGGAAGGTAAAAAAGTAATCGTAAGTTCTTCTTCAGATACGCCTATGCAGATGCTGCACACAATGGAAGATTTACTGGCGTGCATCAAAATTGCAGAAATGACATTTGATGCAGCCAGTGGAGAATGA
- a CDS encoding BMP family ABC transporter substrate-binding protein, translating into MNNRVIVSIVIALVLVVAIIASAAYIITDEKEERKTVILVIEEEAIGDGSYNDLVFKGIKSASAEANVSYIAGSESMKDKLDKATSQTPDIIWTVPSKTNKEVIDSAKANPDILYVMVDFQSEEKLDNLITISFNSNESSFLGGCAAAMLTETNVVGFVGGQESEVIEAFEYGYKAGVDYASKILGKNVETISQYADSFTDKDKGRTIAQELYEGGCDVIFQAAGVTGIGVIEEAKVYDKWVIGSDSDQEYLAPDNVLTSVIKEITKATALVNEQLVNDEKLAVQNVVFDFSNGAEGIVQGNLTDNQYKDIMQIKEKILSGDINVPDDKLSYEKFIQNFVQL; encoded by the coding sequence ATGAATAATCGAGTTATCGTCTCAATCGTAATTGCACTGGTTTTGGTAGTAGCCATTATCGCATCTGCAGCATACATTATTACAGATGAAAAAGAAGAGAGAAAAACTGTAATATTGGTCATAGAAGAAGAAGCAATTGGTGATGGCAGTTATAACGATCTAGTGTTCAAAGGGATAAAATCTGCATCGGCTGAAGCAAACGTTTCATATATCGCCGGAAGCGAGAGTATGAAAGATAAGTTAGATAAGGCCACGTCCCAAACCCCTGATATAATATGGACAGTCCCATCCAAAACAAACAAAGAGGTAATTGATTCAGCAAAAGCAAATCCAGATATCCTGTATGTGATGGTTGATTTTCAATCTGAAGAAAAGTTAGATAACTTGATTACAATTTCATTTAATTCGAACGAATCTTCATTCTTAGGTGGGTGTGCCGCGGCGATGCTTACTGAGACCAATGTAGTAGGATTTGTAGGAGGACAGGAATCAGAAGTTATTGAGGCATTTGAATATGGATACAAAGCTGGCGTTGACTATGCCAGTAAGATTCTTGGAAAAAATGTAGAGACAATATCTCAATATGCTGACAGTTTCACCGATAAAGACAAAGGCAGAACAATAGCCCAGGAATTGTATGAAGGGGGATGCGATGTAATATTCCAAGCTGCTGGCGTCACAGGAATTGGAGTTATAGAAGAGGCTAAGGTATACGACAAATGGGTAATTGGGTCAGATTCTGATCAAGAATATTTAGCTCCAGATAACGTGTTGACGTCTGTCATTAAAGAGATTACAAAAGCAACAGCTCTAGTCAATGAACAATTGGTAAACGATGAAAAATTAGCGGTACAAAATGTCGTATTTGATTTTTCAAATGGCGCTGAAGGAATAGTTCAAGGAAATCTGACAGATAATCAATACAAAGATATAATGCAGATAAAAGAAAAAATATTGTCTGGAGATATAAACGTACCTGATGATAAACTGAGCTATGAGAAATTCATACAAAACTTTGTGCAATTATGA
- a CDS encoding NAD+ synthase, whose product MKPHLKEYAYQSIIEFIKCQTEQKDYAVIGLSGGIDSAVVSKLCCDALGPERVFNVIMPSGVSSAEDINDAQDLCNKFGMSYTMIHLDTITNAFTQVLNAENPILKGNIMARSRMIILYNYAHSMNGLVIGTGNKSELLTGYFTKYGDGGVDISPIGDLYKTEVRELAKLIHIPEHIISKSPSAGLRLGQTDEEDLGVRYCDLDEILYGFEQMKSADEIHDDTGIDMDVIDSIWDRYKSSTHKRKTPLIPKLGIRTIGCDWRE is encoded by the coding sequence ATGAAACCCCATCTTAAGGAATATGCATATCAATCCATAATCGAATTTATAAAATGCCAGACTGAACAGAAAGATTACGCAGTCATTGGCTTAAGTGGTGGGATTGATTCTGCCGTTGTATCCAAATTATGCTGCGATGCATTGGGACCTGAAAGAGTATTCAATGTTATTATGCCATCTGGTGTTTCTTCAGCAGAGGATATCAATGATGCGCAGGACTTGTGCAATAAGTTTGGTATGAGTTATACAATGATACATCTAGATACAATTACAAATGCATTTACCCAAGTTCTAAATGCCGAAAATCCAATATTAAAAGGAAACATAATGGCACGCAGCCGAATGATTATTCTATACAACTATGCTCACTCTATGAATGGACTGGTAATTGGAACTGGCAATAAAAGTGAACTTTTAACTGGATATTTCACTAAATATGGAGACGGCGGAGTGGACATATCACCTATTGGAGATTTATACAAAACAGAGGTTAGAGAACTTGCAAAATTGATCCATATTCCAGAACATATAATATCAAAATCACCAAGTGCTGGGCTTAGGTTAGGACAGACGGATGAAGAGGATCTAGGGGTTCGTTATTGCGACCTAGATGAAATTCTATATGGCTTTGAACAAATGAAAAGTGCAGATGAGATTCATGACGATACAGGTATCGATATGGATGTAATCGATTCAATATGGGATAGGTACAAATCTTCAACCCATAAAAGAAAGACACCTTTGATTCCAAAACTTGGAATCAGAACAATTGGATGCGATTGGAGAGAGTGA
- a CDS encoding tRNA (N(6)-L-threonylcarbamoyladenosine(37)-C(2))-methylthiotransferase, which yields MKVYVESYGCTMNHGEGEKIETTMSLLGHEIVSDPSDADLIVLNTCTVITETQNRMLKRAKEISEDGKKLIISGCMASIQPEDLISVAPNAQIIDPKNYHKLPSLVGNGDGLPVIKNPTITSILPIAQGCLGSCTYCITRFARGTLCSYPLQDLVSEAKSLIQTGTKELLVTAQDTACYGFDTGSTLTDLITSLTSLDGRFMIRIGMMNPNNLLKILKEFMPAWMNPKVYKFIHIPVQSGSPEILKSMQRSYSPEEFKNLVFELRSYCPEISISTDVITGFPGETDVDHKLTMELIEDIMPDTVNVTRYSARPNTPAASFSHQVPGWISKDRSRELTKLRFKISESKNNSQIGKDFSGIVSELGKPGTMIVRTNSYRPVVICEKLPLGSEVRVRITDSKSTYLIGEIISS from the coding sequence GTGAAGGTATACGTTGAGAGCTATGGATGCACTATGAATCACGGCGAGGGCGAAAAAATAGAAACGACAATGTCTTTGCTTGGGCACGAAATCGTTTCAGACCCATCCGATGCGGATTTGATAGTTCTCAACACCTGCACAGTAATTACGGAAACTCAAAACAGGATGTTGAAACGTGCAAAAGAGATTTCAGAAGATGGTAAAAAATTAATCATTTCAGGCTGCATGGCATCCATACAGCCGGAGGATCTAATTTCTGTAGCGCCGAATGCTCAAATAATCGATCCAAAAAACTATCATAAGCTGCCATCGCTTGTTGGAAATGGTGATGGGCTGCCTGTAATTAAAAATCCTACAATTACCTCCATTTTACCAATTGCGCAAGGATGCCTGGGATCATGTACATATTGCATTACGAGATTTGCAAGAGGTACACTGTGCAGTTATCCACTTCAAGATCTGGTCTCAGAAGCTAAAAGTCTAATCCAAACTGGAACAAAGGAACTTTTAGTGACTGCGCAGGATACTGCGTGCTATGGATTTGATACAGGCTCAACATTGACTGATCTGATAACCTCGTTGACTAGTCTCGACGGCAGATTTATGATACGGATCGGCATGATGAATCCAAATAATCTCTTGAAAATCTTAAAAGAGTTTATGCCGGCATGGATGAATCCTAAAGTCTATAAGTTCATACACATACCAGTTCAAAGCGGCAGTCCAGAGATCCTCAAATCCATGCAGCGTTCGTACTCGCCGGAAGAGTTTAAAAATTTAGTCTTTGAACTTCGCTCTTATTGTCCAGAAATCTCAATTTCAACAGATGTAATCACCGGATTTCCTGGAGAAACCGATGTCGATCATAAACTCACCATGGAATTAATTGAAGATATCATGCCAGACACTGTTAATGTCACTCGGTATTCAGCAAGGCCCAACACTCCTGCTGCATCATTCAGCCATCAAGTTCCTGGCTGGATATCTAAAGATCGCTCCAGAGAGCTAACAAAATTAAGATTTAAAATCAGTGAATCAAAGAACAATTCACAGATTGGTAAGGATTTTTCAGGAATTGTATCAGAACTTGGAAAACCTGGCACGATGATTGTTCGTACGAACTCCTATCGGCCAGTTGTGATTTGTGAGAAGCTCCCGCTTGGATCAGAGGTTCGTGTTAGGATAACGGATTCCAAATCCACGTACCTCATCGGCGAGATAATCTCTTCATAA
- the cca gene encoding CCA tRNA nucleotidyltransferase: MSLETTILDRILPSACDVERLKTCAQEVVEEIKDDNLVKEYNAEIMLVGSVAKGTFLSNPDIDIFILFPTSTDRSHLQKIGLEIGKKHLPTYEERYAEHPYTHGTRGGYEMDIVPCYKLESTENIKCAVDRTPFHTKYIKTNMDSEMKDQVRLLKQFAKGIGVYGAESKTEGISGYLTELLIIRYGNFNKVIEAASRWNLGQVVFPNNEKKFKGDPLIVHDPVDSNRNVASAVSIQSFSKFIYAAKEYLKNPSERFFFPNVRTTYSLDGIQHYISKRNTEVIIIELDKPNLIDDNLYPQIRKTLEGVITTLQKENISAIDSDYEVKETSVKFAIEIETLELPSIKQHYGPPVWSENAPSFINKWKSNTFEPYVENGLWKVIIRRDDTNVVSYLNKNLKSSALGKDFRELKGMKITSGKDAICEDNAVILSKMIDKRMSWEVV, from the coding sequence ATGTCTTTAGAAACCACCATTCTGGACCGAATATTACCATCTGCATGTGATGTTGAACGTTTGAAAACGTGCGCTCAAGAAGTAGTTGAGGAAATCAAAGATGATAATCTGGTAAAAGAATACAATGCAGAAATCATGCTGGTAGGGTCGGTGGCCAAAGGTACGTTTCTAAGCAATCCAGATATCGACATATTCATCTTATTTCCAACATCAACCGATAGATCTCATCTACAGAAAATTGGATTGGAAATTGGTAAAAAACACTTACCAACATATGAAGAGCGATATGCCGAACATCCGTATACGCATGGTACCAGAGGTGGATATGAGATGGATATTGTACCATGCTATAAGCTGGAATCAACTGAAAATATTAAATGTGCAGTTGATAGGACTCCGTTTCATACAAAATACATAAAGACAAACATGGACTCTGAGATGAAAGATCAAGTCAGGCTGCTCAAACAATTTGCAAAAGGCATTGGGGTATATGGGGCAGAGTCCAAAACAGAAGGAATATCTGGATACTTGACGGAACTTCTAATCATCCGGTATGGCAATTTTAATAAAGTCATTGAAGCGGCATCTAGATGGAACCTGGGACAAGTGGTGTTTCCAAACAATGAAAAAAAATTCAAAGGGGACCCACTGATTGTTCATGACCCGGTTGATTCCAATCGAAATGTAGCTTCCGCAGTATCTATCCAATCTTTTTCTAAATTCATATACGCAGCTAAGGAATATCTAAAAAACCCATCGGAGCGGTTTTTCTTTCCAAATGTGAGAACTACATATTCGCTAGATGGCATCCAACACTATATCTCAAAAAGAAATACTGAGGTTATCATAATCGAACTAGATAAACCAAACTTGATCGATGATAATCTATACCCGCAAATTAGAAAAACTCTGGAAGGGGTTATCACCACACTGCAAAAAGAGAATATCTCTGCAATAGATTCAGATTATGAAGTGAAAGAGACGTCCGTAAAATTTGCGATAGAAATAGAAACGCTAGAATTACCATCAATTAAACAGCATTACGGTCCACCAGTTTGGAGTGAAAACGCTCCTTCATTTATAAACAAATGGAAATCTAATACATTTGAACCATATGTTGAAAATGGACTGTGGAAGGTTATAATCCGCCGTGATGATACAAATGTTGTATCATATCTCAACAAAAACCTGAAGTCATCTGCGCTGGGAAAGGATTTTAGAGAACTGAAAGGCATGAAAATTACAAGCGGTAAAGATGCAATATGCGAAGATAATGCAGTAATCCTATCAAAAATGATTGATAAAAGAATGAGTTGGGAAGTAGTTTAG
- a CDS encoding archease yields the protein MRYERLEHTADVLIKAFGNSIEECFGNAAYAMLDTVLDISTVESLETVCFSVDGDNLYDKLYNFLSELLYLFDAEHFVPAEFNISLSQSTLRCESRGERYNPLKHDPKTEIKAVTYHKMNIDLDEPSITVLFDV from the coding sequence ATGAGGTACGAACGGCTTGAACACACAGCTGACGTTTTGATAAAAGCCTTCGGTAACTCGATCGAAGAATGTTTTGGAAATGCAGCATATGCTATGCTGGATACTGTTCTAGATATATCTACGGTCGAATCTCTAGAAACGGTATGCTTTTCAGTGGATGGAGACAATCTCTATGATAAACTTTATAACTTTTTATCAGAACTCTTGTATCTTTTTGATGCTGAACATTTTGTTCCAGCAGAATTCAATATTTCACTCAGCCAGAGCACTCTTCGATGCGAATCAAGGGGAGAACGGTACAATCCATTGAAGCATGATCCGAAAACAGAAATAAAAGCGGTTACATACCATAAAATGAATATTGATTTAGACGAGCCGTCAATTACTGTTTTATTCGATGTGTAG